In the Zingiber officinale cultivar Zhangliang chromosome 5A, Zo_v1.1, whole genome shotgun sequence genome, TGCCCTGGCCAAAAAGGCTGGTCGCTATAAGCAAATCAAAAGAACTGAAGGAGTGTCAAGCACAGACATTGTTGGTAGTCATTCTGCTCCTGCTTTTAATCATATCTGTATATAGACAACTCTGTTTTTTTCTGTCAGCTAGCATAAAAGAATTGGACGAATTTGTTTGTATCTTGGGATGTATCATATTTGGTATTTGCATGGAAGATAGAACTCCTTATTTATTTGGTTTTTCTATTTGGTACCATCTTCACTCTAACCTTCCTAGTTCAAAATTTACTAGACTCTTGATTATCAATTCTTTGATCTAACATTTGCATGTCACAAAATCCTCATAGTCAAATTATAAAATTGCATACTTTCCCTAATTTACTCAATTCTACTGTTTGCCATAGGATGGTCTATAATGTGGGTGATCCAGTCTTCTAGTTTTCTTGTATTATCCATTTGACTGACTGGCTACATTTTACTTCCTTTACTTTTTTATAATTGTACTAAAAGCATACTGCTTATGTATAGCAACCGGGTCACTTTAGGGGAGTTCTGTCCCTATTTATAAATGATGCTACTGGTTTATAATGTGTTTCAACCTTGTCTGATGAGGGCAGGGTGTGGCTTTTGGCAGGCTTTTAGGATGCTAGGGCAAGGAATGAATTGAGACACACATTGAAGTGGGGAAAGTATGAGCTATGTTTGTAAAATGCCTTAAATGGATTAAACAACAAAGTGCGTTTTGATGAAATTGGCTTAGTTTTCCATAAAAATTCCATGGTTACTATGCTTGGTGTGGAGCATTTTAAGGATGAATGGTTAATTGGGAAGCTTCTTACCTTGAAATCAAATTCCACTCGTGACAAAATTTGTGAGGTCAATAGTATGGGGTATTGATTGAAGCAGACAATGCCTCGACGTGTGTTGAGTTTGTTACAATATATGCATGATTCACCACTGGCTAACAATATTTGACTTACAGACTTTTTACTAATTATACTTCAAGCATACTATATGTAAAATAACCAAGCCGCATCAAGGACATTAATAAATATGCATTATTGAATCATGAAAAATTCGTCAAAAGGATTAAACTTTAATACGATGACATAGTTTTTCTTTAGTCTACATCTTATCATCTTTAGCTAGTTTATATAGTAGCTTACGTTTCTTTTCATACTTTCAAAGCTTGTTTCAATGATCCCATATATAATTAATAGGCCGCATGCTTCTTTGTGTGAGGGAGAGATCACTTGGTGGCAGACATAGTCCTTCTTCTTTGCAAAGGCAGTTCAGCCGTGGGCACAACCAGAAGCTTGATGATTTGGGTTTTAGGACTCCAACTCGGATATCACATTTCTTGCCTACATCTCGTCGAATAGTACAATTTTCAAATGGCAAGGTATTCCCACCATAACTTTTCTAGTTAGACTACATAATTAATCATCTTAAACGCAatctaaatttttctttatgAAAATTTCCTTTAGAAAATTCATTTTCTTGGTTTTGTTTTATTTCAGAAAGCTAAAAGTGGCACCTAAATTTGAAATTTGTTGCAATTTTTGTAATCATTTCATGGCAATCTTGTCCAACAAGAGAACTGCACACTGGTCCATACCTTTTTACCAGTTGTGCAGAAAAATTTAACTTCTTTTACTCTTGTCATACCTTTTTACCAGTTGTGCAGAAAAATTTAACTTCTTTTACTCTTGTTTTTTCTTCCTTCACTGGAATTTTGTTATGTCACCATTGAGATCTTCTTTAAACAAGCATTCTATACTAACCTGACATTTGGCATTCTTATAAAGGGTCCAGGTCCTGATGCTCGCATAGTTTACATAGACGGCGCATTTGATTTGTTCCATGCAGGACATGTGGAGGTACATCACTGCTTTTTTTTCTCCTCCTTAGGCACATCAACAATGAACATTAGTTGTAAAAACATACCAAAAGTTTATTGCAAATGAGCATATATGACAGTTTGCTTTATTCATCCTTGTTTCATTTGGAATTTTGTAATATTCATTCCTCATTCATGACACTTCAAATATAATCACCCCCTTCTGACACGGCCATTCGGAATCGATTGCTAGAATGAGCCTCTTTTTTTCCTCCATACTTTTTAGTCTTACTAGACTTTATTAGTTTATATGTAAAATTGTGCTTTGACTTAGAATTTCTGAAGTTAAGGTATATTGCGTTGTAAACATTTCTCACTAtcccattttttaattttttttttgtgggCGCGCGTCTATAGTTCTTGCCAGCTCGAAATGGCCAAATACTCTTTGAGTCTAACCTTGATTACTGGGTTAGCTTAATGAAAACCTGCTGTTAAAGGATAATAAATCATTGCGAAGGTTCAAAAAGATTTTGCATCAGCAGGGATGGTTGGGAACAGGAAGTGAAATAGACTAACAATATTCTCAATTTTTATGAATGAATTACATATGTTCTTCTAGTGACAAAATTACATGTGTTCTTCTAGTTATTTGATTAATTGGTCTATGGTATTAGGACGTTTAACTAATAAGAAAGTagcataaaaaaataatttgccACTGATAACTATGCAAGTAATATAACATTTATGTCACGATAAATTTATTGATGGGATTGGCGTCCCTCGTAGTTATTGTTTATATGCTAATGCTGCTAAAAGGAGCCATGATAGCTCAACTAGTCTGAACTCCGAACTCTGGAAAAGTGGACCTTATTTCTCCGAGATCTGATGACAAAGTGAACACCTACTGGTAATGAATATAATGCCAAGAAGATGTTGCAGCAGTAGGGATAGTTGGGAACATGAAAGTGAGTTAGACTCACAATTTTCTCAATTTTATGAATGAATTACAATTTTTCTAGTTATTTGATTAATTAGTCTAAGTATGCTATTAGGATGTTTAACTAGTAAGCAACTAGCATAAAAAAATAGTCAGTGATACTATGTAATTAATATAGcattttatgacatgataaactTATAGATGGGATGGGAGTCCCTAGTGGCTAGTAGTCATTGTTTATATGCTTAAAGGAGACATGATAGCTCAACTAGTCCGGATTCTGTACTCTGGAAAGTTGACCCTTTCTTTCAGGTCTGATGATTATGTGCCAGTCATAGCCTGTCAGATCTAATTACTTCTTGAGACTTACAATATGGTCTTAAGAAATCAAATGTGTCAATATACCTTACTAGTATTTAGGATATGACAATAAAATGACTATCTTTTATGGTATAAATACTCCTTGCGGAACAAAAGTATGCATTTGGGCTACACACTTTACTGCCGTCAAAATCTTCCCTTTAACTGATTGCCTTAGGCATTGGAGTTGGACCATTCTGCAGCAATTCCTACTGTCTGTTCCTCTGTGATGGGTGCCAATCCTAGAGAGGTCCATTGCGCCACCTAATAATAGAAACCTTCAGGTACATATCCCATATCCTCCAGAGACAACACTTGAGAAGGTTTAGCATGCATTGCAACACCTGAATGTCCTGAACATTAATGAGTGAAATTCTATTCCTAGGTGATTCACACTCTAGTTCGAGTAGCCTGCTCTACCACATCTTGTGCCTGCAATGTTAACCATTTGACATAGTGTTTAACTTGCACTCTGGATTTTAATATGAAAGCCTGCTACACATATCCTCGGAAAAACAATGTGTTGTAAACAAATTACTATTGTTCCAAAGCTAGACAGCCACCTAGAATATTATGAAGTTTTCTGtcacatgtttttttttctccATGATACTAttagaaatttttggatgattcaTAGACAATTTTTCTATTTTGAAATAGTGTTTTTGATTTTGTCATGGCCTTTGCTAATGATGACTAGTTTTAATTTTGCTTACAGATACTCCGACTTGCAAGAGAACTTGGAGATTTTCTACTTGTAGGAATTCATACAGATGAAACCATCAGGTTTCTCAAACTACTGAAGCTTCTGTCTTATCTGTTATTTGTCATTTATTAAAATTACAATTCAATATATCTATGATGCTGCTAGATTGTTTATAGATTTTACAAATACTGACTAGTAGTATGTTAAAGTGCTATACAAGGTGCCCATCGTCCAATTATGAATCTTCATGAGAGAAGCTTGAGTGTCTTGGCTTGTCGTTATGTAGATGAAGTGATTATTGGCGCTCCTTGGGAAGTTTCAAAAGATATGGTTAGTTTTTACACTGATGTCAGTTTCTATCCTGCAATCTTTAGTAGAAGAAAACAACTGATTTATGATCACTTTAAAAAACTGTGAAGTGAAATTCCTTTATTAATGAATGTTGGATTCTGGTTGCTTAAAGTTATCAATAATGTGAATGATTTTCATGGTTTTGACACTAATTGGATGTAGCTTGGACTAGCGCCAATCATCAAAACATCCTAATCTTGGCTTGATCTATCCAAAATATAAGCGATCTTCTGCTTTGATCCAGAATCTGATTGTAACTCAATGTTTGTTGAGGTTTCTTTTGAGACCAGTCATTGCTACATCTCAAAACTCCGAAGATGATATGAGACTTATGTAAAGGCTGTTTTATGATTCTCAACTGGTTTTCGTTACATAACATGACACTTCTTATTGCTTTTCGGCTATTTTATGATTCTCAACTGCTTTTCTTCACCTAAGATAACACTTCTTCTTATTGCCTCTGATGTTaacatgaaaattttaatatttatctcCAGATTACTACCTTCAACATTTCTTTGGTCGTTCATGGTACAATTGCTGAAAATATGAATTTCCGAAAGGTACTTTactgattttttattttattttacgtAGCACCGTAATATTGTGACTAACTGACTATTCATACTATTGTCTGCTAATTTTGCAGGAAGAGACGGATCCATATGCCATTCCAATGGCTATGGGAATTTATAAGCAGTTAACAAGTCCTTTAGATATCACAACAAGCACAATTATAAGGAGGATTGTTTCAAATCATGAAGCTTATCAGGTACTTCTGCATTGTTGCTCATGTCAAGCCAAGTTTTGTTTTAATCATATATGTTGCTTATTCCTGCCGTGCTGGAGTGCTAAAATATATAGTTGGCCTTGCCACATTATTCATGAACAAAATTGACCAGTTAGGTGCTACTGTTGTAAATTGAAACTGTAGGTGATTTATTCAATAGGTAGTTCTTATTGCTAACACTTTGCTGATGTCGCCCGCTTTTTGATGTTTGTTAGTAAATAGTAAGATGATTTACAGCGTATAACTATATCGGACCATCTTTTCATATCGGGTTAACCTTTGATTGCTGGATTGAATATTGTGCATATACAAGGTTCCATGCAATTGCTGGCCACTGGTATATTCCTTGCGCTTGAGAGATTGGTATCACTATGAAACATTGATGTAGAAACACAATTAGTGGAGACTTGTCTTTTCATGCTTACAGATTTGAAGATCTTATTAACTGCATTAAGAAGTTAGAAAAATAAAGGGGAAATCTGTTTTTTTGGTAGACGGTAGAAGATAATACAGCTTAGCCTTAAAAGAATCAGCCCATAGATAGCAACTATTAAATTTTGGTTCAAGTTGCCACTGTTTGGGTCACTAAATCATCTTCTTTGTATCGCGTGTACAGAAACGAAATGAAATGAAGGAAGCCAGTGAAAAGAGTTACTACGATAACAAAACATACATTTCTGGAGACTGACTCCTTGGATTTCAACTACTCACATTTCTAACACCAACAAAGATATGTCGGTTGGTGCGATAAGCCCAGGGTAATTGATCTGAGTTCTCAttcttttgttttcttcattAATGTACAATATGGTTCGATCAACAGGCTGGAAGCTTGATGTTTCGCTCTATAGCATTGTTTTTTTTTGTCCATCTTGTTTCCTATTCCATCTCTATTTGTTTTGTTATTGTTAAACGTTCTCTAGGCCATACAAAGTCTTCAATGATGGATGCCCATTTCTCCACGTATAGATATACATGTCTCATCTTAAGTTTTGAGTATTTGTTCATCGATATGTCGAATTCCtatgtattatttattttttatgatgaCGAGACATTATGATGCATTTGAGGTAAAAGATGCAATGAAGGTAATGTTTCGTTTTTATTATGGAATATGTTAACAATCAAATATACAAACATCTATTTCAAATTTCAAtaactttcttttttcttttttatttttggcaAGATTCTATTATTTCCTATataattcatataaatttatCCTTGCAAATGAACAAAAACTtgtgatacaaacttaaattatTATATCAATTAGATGAATTCTAAAACGTGGAACTTCGTAGATAAATCACATATGTAGCCATctcaaaaacttaaaaaaaatagcaCACAGCACGTCTTTTCTACAGTAGAGGATCAAATCATTTCCAGGAAACAAGgtataaaaatgatttttttcaaaaggaaataaaagaataaaaagaattttctaGCACGTCAAAATTCTGAATCAGAGACAACAGCAAACAAATCATAAGAAATTCAGGAGCACTGAATCTCATTGTTCCAAATGGTAT is a window encoding:
- the LOC121980617 gene encoding ethanolamine-phosphate cytidylyltransferase-like, whose protein sequence is MEFHDCSTDFLVASGFVAAFLLGGLLFAGSLSLLSIRLLPPFSLSRMRRRRKKPVRVYMDGCFDMMHYGHCNALRQARMLGDQLVVGVISDEEIKVNKGPPVTSLRDRMLMVGAVKWVDEVIPDAPYAITEEFMNKLFTKYDIDYVIHGDDPCVLPDGRDAYALAKKAGRYKQIKRTEGVSSTDIVGRMLLCVRERSLGGRHSPSSLQRQFSRGHNQKLDDLGFRTPTRISHFLPTSRRIVQFSNGKGPGPDARIVYIDGAFDLFHAGHVEILRLARELGDFLLVGIHTDETISAIQGAHRPIMNLHERSLSVLACRYVDEVIIGAPWEVSKDMITTFNISLVVHGTIAENMNFRKEETDPYAIPMAMGIYKQLTSPLDITTSTIIRRIVSNHEAYQKRNEMKEASEKSYYDNKTYISGD